CCCGACCGTCCAGTTTACTACCGTGCGATCAGTGCTCGCTTCCAAGGTGATCTCAAAAGAGGCCAAAAGCCGAAACCTTGAGGTTTCCAAAGACGAGATCACTAAACTCTACAATTCCAAGCCGGAGTTTGCGGGTCTCGCATTCCTCATCAAGAACACCTCTGAAGATAAGCCACTCGAGGGCGAGCTCGCGAAGCTCAGCATCGAACCTGAGGATTTCTGGGCTATCGGCGAAGAAGTCCTCTTGCGCGAGAAACTCGCCGATGCGCTCGTCTCTGAAATCACCGAAGAAGACGTTTGGCAGGCATGGTCATTCGATAACACGCGGTCCCAGGTGGCGGCCCTCATGCTCTCCAACACTCCATCGACCGACGAAATCGACGCGTTTGTCGAGAAGAAGTCCCAAAAAATCGAGGAATTCTTCAAGGAAAATGAGCGCCGTTTTCGCCCGCCTGAGCGCGTGATCCTGGATATCTTGAACGGGCCCGCAGACAAACTCCAGGCGGCTGAGGCCGACCTCGAGACCCAAAGTGCGGACGCCGTGGCTCTGAAGCATAATTTGACCCTGCGCTCCGGAATTCGGATGGGCCGCCGAGAGAATTCCGAGGCATTCCGAGCCGAAATTGGCGATCATGGCTATAAATCTGGCTCTTCTCCGTACTTGTGGAAGGTCGTCGATCGCGAAAAGACCGGAGAGGCCGAGCTCACACGTCCCCTGAAACGAGAGATCGCAGCTGAAATATTGAGGACCCAAGACCTTACCCCTGATGTAAAAAAGCGCCTCAAGGCCGGGCAACGCCTCATGAAGAAGCTCAAAGACGACGAAGACACCATCATCAAGGTCAAATCTCAACTCGCCGCAAAAGGCCTTGAACTCCACCTCATCGAGCCCATGGTGAAGTCGCCTTCTGGCAGTATGCCGGTCTTCGGACTCGCGCCCGAGGTGGTGGAGAAGGCCTTTGAACTCAAAGAAGGCCGCACCTCTCAGCCCTTTATCTCGCGTGAGCGCGGCTTCGTGATCCACGTCCTAAAACGCTACGCCCCGGATAAAGAAGTCTTCGACTCAGAGAAGAAAGAACTCATTGAAAGGTATAAGAAAGAGCTTCGGCCAGTGGTCGTAGATCGTTACGTACAGGGCATGTTAGGCACTTCACAACTTGACCTTCACCCGCTAGGAGTGAAGTTTGGCATCGTGCAGAAGGACCCATGAGAACAATCATCAAGGATACGACAATCGTCACCATGAACGACCACATGGAAGTGGTTAAGGGTGATATCCTTTGGGAATCAAAAGCGGCTGATGGCTCGCCGGGGCGCATCCTGCAGGTAGGCGGCCAAATACAGCCGGAACCTTTCGATCAGGTCATCGATGGGAGCGGCTCGGCCGTCATTCCAGGGTTTGTACAGACTCATATCCATCTTTGTCAGGTGCTCCTGCGCAACAACGCCGATGATATGGTGCTCATCGACTGGCTCAAGAAACGTGTCTGGCCTTACGAGGCATCGCTCGACCCTGATTCCTTGAGGACTTCAGCCCGACTTGGCCTGGCCGAGCTCGTGCTCGGAGGCACCACTACGCTCCTAGATATGGGCACGGTCAACCACACCGAGAGTATCGTCGAGGCCATTCAAGAGTCTGGAATTCGTGCGTTTTTTGGTAAGTGTCAGATGGATTACGGCGACGAAGTCCCCAAGGCCATGCTCGAGAACACAGCCGCCAGCATGAAAGAGGCTATCGCCCTGGCTGAGCGCTGGGATGGCGCCGAGAACGGCAGGATTCGCTACGCCTTTGCGCCAAGGTTTGCCGTCTCGTGCACAGAGAGTCTCATGCGGCAGATCGTGGAAGCCGCCCGCGATCTGGACGTCTATATCCATACCCACGCCTCAGAGACCGAGTTCGAGAATGAATTTACGCGCGAGCACCACGGTGTCTCCAATATGGCGTACCTTGAGAGTATCGGCATCTGCGGCGCCAAGACCGTGCTTGCCCACGGCGTACACGTCAGTGACGAGGACTGCGAACTTCTCAAGCGCACGGACACCGCGATTTGCCACTGCCCATCCGCGAATCTCAAGCTCGCGAGCGGGATCGCAAATATCCCGCGCTACGACCAATATGGCATCCGCGTTGGGCTCGGCGCAGACGGGGCCCCCTGCAATAATAATCTCGACGCTTTCATAGAGATGAGGCTCGCGGCCCTTCTGCAAAAGCCGATTCACGGCCCAACCGCCATGCCAGCCGAACGCGTTCTACGACTCGCGACGCGAGACGGCGCGCGGGTCCTCGGAATTGACGACCAGGTCGGGAGTCTTGAGGTTGGAAAATGCGCCGATGTGGTCATGATCGAGCTCGACAATGACCCCGGCACAAATCCTGGCGGAAGCGTCTATTCAAGAATCGTCTACGCCGCCCATAGAGCGAACGTCCGGCACGTCTTCGCGTCTGGAAATCAAGTGGTCAAAGACCGCGAGTTGTTGACCCAAGACGTGCCCAAAATGCTTCATGAAGCCCGCGCCGCCATCAAAACTGTACTCGGGCGTATGGAGGCCTGATGCAGATTCGTGAGTTTGCCGAGCGCGTACTTTTTGCCGAGACACTCGAGGAGAAGCTTCGGGCCCCAGACTTCGCGCGGATACGCGACGACCAGCCGGGCGAACCACGAGCATGGACCACGCCGGGAAGGCCACCAGAGCTCGAGATTTCTCCTAAGCGCACTCGGCGCCGCCTCCCTCACCCGGACTCGCTAGACGACCCTCAAATGCGGGTGCGCTGCCTGCACACGTTTGCGAACCACGAGCTGATGGCGCTCGAACTCATGGCGTGGGCGCTGCTCGCGTTCCCAGACGCGCCCGCCGTGTTCCGGCGCGGACTCCTGAAAATCCTCGTCGACGAACAGCGCCATTTCCAAGTCTACGCCGATCGTATCTCTGAGCTCGGCTCTTATTTTGGAGAACAGCCCATCAACGACCACTTCTGGCGATGCGCGCCGTCGCTCGATACGCCGCTGAAGTTCGTCTCGGCCATAAACCTCACGTTCGAACAGGCAAACCTCGACTTTGCCCCCGAATACGAAGCCCATTTCAGGCGAGTGGGCGATCACGAATCCGCCAAGATCATGGAGATGATCGCCGCGGACGAAGTGCATCACGTGGGATTTGGCGCTGCCTACTTGAGAAAAGAAACACCCGAAGATCGCGCCATGTTCGACGTTTGGTGCGAGAATCTGACCTTTCACAACACTCCTGCGCGAGCCCGAGGAGAGCAGATGAACGTAGATTTACGCCTGGCAGCCGGGCTCGATGACGAATTCATTGGCCGCATGCGTGGCTACTCCAAAACCTAGCGCGTGCCTTGGTACTCGGCCTTGTTTTCAGCGCGGTCTCGGGTTAATTGTTTGGCATAGCGACTACCAGAATAGAGAGACCCGATGAGTCGTCCCGACCCTTTGATTGGTCGAGTTTTGCGGGGAACCATCGAGATCCGCCGTCTTATCGGAAAGGGCGGCATGGGCGCGGTCTATGAGGGCTATCAGTCTCACCTCGACCGCCGCGTGGCCGTGAAGGTGATGACGCCTGAGCATGCCAGAAATCCAATCGCAGCCGAGTATTTTATTCGCGAGGCGCGCCAGTCTTCCGCGCTGCGGCACCCAAACATCATCCAGATCATCGACTTCGGGCAGGAAGAAGACGTGCTCTTCATGGCTATGGAGTTCGTGCCCGGGGTCCCGCTCTCGTCCTTGATGAGAGAGCAGCGCCTGAGCGACGAGCGAATCTCCAAGATCATGCAGCAGGTGCTCTCCGCGCTCGAAGAAGCACACGCCAAAGGCATCGTTCACCGCGATCTTAAGCCCGACAATATTATGGTCGAGCAAACTCGCGACGGTGATTTTGTAAAGATTTTGGATTTCGGCATCGCGCAGTCCAAGGCTTCTCAGCCAGCGGGGCCGCTTACACAGGCGGGCGCGCTTGTCGGAACGCCAAATTATATGAGCCCCGAACAAGCCGAAGGTAAAGAGATCGACGGGCGCAGCGACCTCTTCTCCATGGGCATCATTCTCTACGAATTGCTCACCAAGAAACTGCCGTTTCGCGGAGATTCTGTGCCGCGCATCCTGATTGAGGTGATTCAAAAAGACCCACCCGCTCCAGCTACGCTGAATCCCGACGTCAACCCGCTCCTCGAGGTGATTTGCAAACGCGCGCTCGAGAAGAATCGGGAGCTTCGCTACCAGAGTGCAACCGAGTTCCGGCAGGCGTTTCTAGGTGAAACGCAGAAGAAGGCCGAACCAGCCGCTCAGTTCATCTTCAAACGAAAGCCTCGCACGTCTCCACGCATCACTGATGACGAGACGATCCAGCTCAGCAAACACACCGAGGATCTCGCCAACGACAGCTCCGAGGTCGTGGACACGAATCGCCTCTTTGATACCGAAACCAGGTCTGCGCCGGTCAGTGCCCCTGAACCATCTGTCTCGCGGTTTGGCGTAGACCTCAACGACCTGAAGAAGGATCTCGTCGGAGAGCGCCAAACCGTGTGTTCACTGGTAATTCAGCACCGAGCTCTTACGCGTGAAGACCCGGAGGTTATGGCAGATGCGCGTGACCTCCTCGAGAATATCACGCGGAGCGTGGCTGAGCGTTGGGGCGGCCTTGTGCAGGGCCGAAGCGGCGCCTTCATCACGGTTCTCTTTGGAACCGAGACCTACGACCCTCAAGCAGCGGTCAAGGCCTCCCAGGCTGCGATGGATCTGCGCGGCAACCTCAAGCGAAATCTCCCTGACTTTTTGGAGTTTGGCCTTGGCATCGACGCCGGAGAACTCTACGTGCCAGGGCTCGACTGGTCCAAGGCGAGCGGTGAGTCGTTGGATACGGCGTTCGAGTTGGCGCAAGGTGCGCACGCCTCGGAGATTCGGGTTGCGGCATCCATCGTGCCGCTTCTCGAAAGCTTTTATAAGCTCGGTGATTCAAGAGATGGCGCCCGCTCTATCCTAGGCCTGAGCGACGCAGAAGCGCTCGACCGAAACGAGTCCTTCGAGGGCCTCGTCGGCCGCGATATACAGGTTGCCGGCGTACTCGCCTTTGTCTCGGAAGTGGCGCGCGGCAAGGGTGGGGTGCTCTTGATGCAAGGGGCTGCCGGCATGGGCAAATCGGCGATGCTTCACGAGGCGGGGCGCATGGCTCAGGAACGCGGCGGGCTCGTCTTTAAGGCGTGGTCTAAGTATGAGGGGGCCCAAGAGGTCCGCAATATCTTGGCCCAGTGGATCCGCGCCATCGCAAGGTACCATGGGCGCTCTAAAGATATTGATGTGCTCGGCCAAGAACTCGGAATGACCCCCGAAAGCGCTCGTCTGCTCAGGGCTTTTGTAGAAAACCGGCTGGCTGAGGCGACTTCCGGTCTCTCAAATCAACAACTAGACGACGGAGCCTCGTCGCTTCAGGCCGTAGATGCCGCGTTTCGACAATTGCTCAAAGGCCAGGCAAAACGCCGGCTCCCGCTACTTCAGCTAGACGAAGTTCACGACCTGAGCCCAGAGCTCAAAACCTGGCTGGAGCGTTTTTCCAGAACGATCGCAGACCAAAATATCGGACTCATGGTGGGCTTCAGGAGCAAACATCCAGAAGAGGTGGACTTCGCCCGAACCATCTACCTCGAAGCGCTCGAAGATTCTGCGTCGCGCGCCATTTTAAAGGTGAACCTCCCAGTGGAGGTGGGCGCGGCCTTGAGGGCTGAGTTGGTCAAGCTCGCGGCCGGCGTGCCGCTTCATCTGATGGAGCTCATCAGGATCGTCAAGTCGAGGAAGGCGATGACTCTTGAGGAAGCTCAGGCGCACCTCTCAAAGGCACCAGATGTAAGAACGAGCCTTCTCACGCGCCTCTACGACCTCGAAAAACCCGCGCAGAATCTGATGGCGCTCCTCGCCGTGCTCGGCAACCAGACCCGCGGCGACGTGCTCCTCGAGATCGCGCTTGAAGCATGGCAACCCGAGCAAGAACTCGAAAAATTATGGCGCTCAGGGCTCCTGAGCATTGAAGGCGAGTCCGAGGAACCTGAGATATTCTTTAACCCTCCGGTCTTTGGCGACGTGGTTTACGAACAGATGTCGCTCAAGATGCGCGCGCAGGTTCATCAACGTGCGTCGGACTACTTTGAGGGGCGTCTTTCGACCGAGAAAAACACGGCGCTCAAGCGGCACTGGCGGCTCAAGGCGGCACACCACCTCTTGGCCGCTGGCCGAAGCGACGACGCGCTGACTCGCCTCGAAGAAGTCTTGCGAGACGCTGAGTTTGGCCACGAGTACGAAGTCGCTGTGGACGTTATTAAGTCCATCAAGAAACTCCTGCACCAGAGCCCGCGGCGCTTTGAGTTCACGCTTAAAGAGGTCCGGCTGCTCGAGGCGCTGGGCCGAACCCGTGAGGCGATCCAGATTGCGCTCGCGCTCGATAAAGAAGACTGCTCGCCACACGTTCAGATCGGCACCAAATGGGAGCTCGCGAGGCTCTGGCTCAAGGAGCAAGACCCAGATCCGGTGGAGCGAATGCTCAAGAAGACGCTCATCGAGGCGCGCCGCATGGCCCACGAAAACCCTAGCGTTGATAGCCTCGCCCTCCTCATTCGCGGTCTACAGCTGCTCGCGGCTGCCCAGGAGCGTGGGCAAAAGTTCCAGCAAGCCGCCGATACCCTGCTTGAAGCGATCGAGCTCACAGAACGTCATCAGATCCCGTCCACCACCGATTGGGGGGCAAGGCTGCTCTGGGAGCCGTTGAATCAGCTTGGGCGCATCCGGCTCAGGCTCAAAGAGTTGCCGGGCGCCGAGAGCCTCTTCGAGCTTGCGATGCGCGCCGCTCTAGACTCGAACGACCGCCGCGGTGTCATGCAGGTCAAAGCCAATAGCAGCGTGCTCCTCGCTGAGCAAAACCGGGTTGATGCCGCGATCCGAACACTCCAAGACGCCCTTAAAATTGCTCGAGAGCTCAACGATCTGCAGACCTTAGCCCAACTTCGGCATAACGAGGGGCTCATGGCGCTCAAACAACGCAGGAGAGACCGCGCCGAGGAAGCGTTCAACGAGAGCCTTCAAATCAGCGAGTCCCTAGACTTTAGAGAGGGTATCGGCCTCAACGTCAAAGCGCTCACGATGCTGAGGGAAAAATGAAGGTGTTCTTGCTGCTCTTCGCCTTCGCTCTTACGGGCTGCGCCACGAACACAGGTGCCGGCACAAAGGCGCGTGGTTTGCTTCGCCTCGAGGTCGAGCCAAATCACGCCGATATCTTCGTCAATGAAGAATATCGTGGGCAAGTGAAGTCGTGGCACGATCAAACTCTTGTGCTTCCCGTGGGTATGCACAGGCTTCAGCTTGTGGCAAAAGGGTACTTCAGCCAGCGTTTTGATATCCAGATTGTTGCCGATGAACTCGTGACTCTTCGGTTGGATATGGAGGAGGAAATTGAGACGCTTGATGAGGAGCCTTTGTGAGCGAGCTACGTAATATCATATCCAAGACGCCGGAGCTTTTGAGCGCCCTCGATGACGTCAATGTCCTCTTCGTGAGCATTGCGGGCACCGGGCGCTTTGAGTACGTCAAGCTCGGTCGGCGCAGGAAGGGTACGGTCTCGGTGGCTGAGGCGGAAATGCGCCAGCTTGCCGCGCTCCTCAAGTCCGGCCAACACGTCGAAGGTGAGTGGGTCGCGCGTATGTTTGGCGGGGTAGGGCCGGGTGCGATTTTGATCGAGAGGCGGCCGGTCGCCATCGTGGAGCGACTTGCGCAAAATGTTCTCAACGCGCTCAGACTCAGCGTGAAGCGTGAGGGAGACGGTGTGGTGATCGGGCCTCCGGGCGCCTCAAAATCAAGCGTGCTCCTCTGGTTATCTACACAGATCACCGATGAAACCGTTCTTTTTGTCAGTGAAAATCCTCCTGCTGAGCTTCCCGGCGCCCATGTTACGCACGTCTTCCCTCCAAACGCCGACACGGCGAGGGATTTTGAGCGATTGCTTCGCGTCTCGCCCGTGGTCTTTTGGGACCGAATCCGTGATTTAAGAGATTTACAGACCCTAAGCGCGTGTTTTGGACGTAAGTGGTTTTCGCTCGACCGCTCCACGCCGGAGTTGTCGGCGTCGTTCTTTGAGTCCGCTAAGGCAGCAGGGGTCATGCTCGACCTTGCGACCGTCCTTGCGCTCAGCGTTTCAGTCATTGGCCGCCCAGAAGTTCGGTCCTTTGCATTCAAAGAGTCCATGGGTTGGAACAACCTTCATGGGCCAGACGCACTCTCGTGGGTTGAAGGCACGGTGAAATCCGCAGACCCGACCGAGCTTCTTGAAGCTCCAAAGCTCGAGAGTTCACTTGAGGAGAAGTCCGCAGGGGCTGGGATTCGAAAGCGTCCGGGTCATCCGACTATGGACTTCGATAATCCGCTCACCGTTCCAGTGGATGCGCTCGAAGAGATCTCAAGCGTGGATCCGCCAAGTGTTCCTGAAGTCACTCGGCAATACCCACACACGCCCCTTCCTGAGCCGTTCTCGTCGGGACCTCATAGGCCGCTCGAACGCTCCAAGTTTCAGCCCGACGCAGCAACATCGAGCGCTTCCAACGACATACTCGAACGCATCATGCCCATGTTGCGTGACGAGCCCATGCCCGAGGTCAATCTGGAAGACCTGCGCATCACTATGCACGAGGACGTTGACCCGGATGATTTGGACGTCTCGCGCGAACAAGACACCGCGTCGCATCGCGCAGCCGAGTTCGACCTTCGGGAATACGCTGATGAATACCACGAGCGCATGAAGGACCAGGATTTCCCGGATGTCACAGGCGAGGTTATGGACCTTGATGATGACTACGACGATGATTACGAGGACGACTTCGGAAACGATTTCTCCCAAATCTCAGAGGTCTTCCAAGACGATTTGGCCGAGATTCTCACCGAAGATGAAATCGCAACTTCCGTAGCCTCCGCAACCGATTACGCCCTCAATTCATGGCAGAGCAAGAACTTCTCACCCGACCCCGAGACCTCGCCCACCGGAAGATTCTCGGACCCTATCGAGCTTGAGAGCATCCAAGACGTGGAACGCGAGGATGCGACCGAAGAAGTCAATCTAAACGACAAGCTCAAACTCATCCGTGAGCGGTTCCAAAGAAAAGATTAGTCCGTTTGACACCAGCGAGCGGGTGCTTAGGTTCCCGACTCCTTGATTTAACCACACTCTAACTAGAGAGGATTTTATGGCTTTCGAACTTCCATCACTCCCTTACTCGTACGACGCGCTTGAGCCAAATATCGACGCTCGCACCATGGAAATTCACCATGGCAAGCATCACGCTGGCTATACGAACAACCTCAACGCTGCCCTCGAAAAGCATCCTTCACTCGCTGGAAAGGCCATCACGGACCTTCTGAGCGATCTCAATGCTATCCCAGAGGACATTCGTGGTGCCGTGCGTAACAACGGCGGTGGCTACTACAACCACGACCTCTTCTGGAAGATGATGAAGCCAGGCGGAGGCGGTGCGCCTACCGGCAAGGTCGGCGAAGCAATTCTTGCCAAATGGGGCGATTTCGACAAGTTCAAGGCTGAGTTCAAAGCCGCTGCTGGCTCACGTTTCGGTTCGGGCTGGGGTTGGCTTGTGGTCAACAAGGCCGGCGAACTCGAGATCACCAGCACGCCGAACCAGGACAATCCTGTGTCGGAAGGCAAGAAGCCAATTCTGGGCGTCGATGTTTGGGAGCACGCGTACTACCTGAACTACCAGAACCGACGTCCTGACTACCTTGAGGCGTTCTTCAACGTCATCAACTGGGACTTCGTCAACGAACTCTACGCGGCCTAGGGCGCGCGCGAACACGCGGGCTCCTTACCCCGCGTGTTCCCCTTCCTCTATTCTGTCCAACAAAAATGTCCAAGGGGGATTCCGCTCGGCTAATTACGGTTTCCGTCCGCGATAAAACTGACGTAAAATGAGCCGCTCAAGGGTGTTTGGATTACTGCGTCATCCAGTGACGCACCACCGTCAAATCTTTGTCTACAAAAAAGCACAAATCCGCTTGAATGCGCTGCTCCAGATTGATACCCTGCCTTTAGTCGTCAATCGATAAAAACTTACCCCCAGTGGAGTACGCGATGAAACCCTTATCGGTGGTCATGGTCGTCAGTGTGGGCATCCTTGCATCTTGTGCAAGCGAAGAGCCTGAAACCTCAATCAGCACAAAGCAGCTTGCCTTGACTCAGACCGAAGGTTCGGTCTCGGGAACGCCGGGAACAGCATGCGGTGAGCCGGTTTTCGCAAATAGCCTCGCGCTGCCGAGCGACGTAGCTGAGGTGGTTGGAAACCACCTCACAATCACCGATGTGCTGGTAGATCATCCGTTGATTTCACCCAACGATGACGGCGTTCACGACGACAGCCGGTTTGTGGCGAAGGCCATCGTAGAGCCGCTTGCAAACCCGGGCCTCGCGCTCGAGTGGGCCTTGCAGATTCGGTCCACGGAATCCTGCGAAATCGTGGCTGAATTGACGGGCCAAGAAGATATCGTTTTTGACGACGGCGGGGAACGTGTGGAGTCGTGGGACGCGGCGAATCACCGGGAGCTTGTAAATCAGGCCCCGGGATTCTCCGTGGCCTGCGACGCCTGGGCCGGACCCGCGGGGGATTGTCTGGTTTGGGATACCAACCAGTTCGGTTGGCCATTCACTGGCTTGCAAGGCAATGGGAAAATTTTGGGGGTCCCAAGTGCTCTTGACTCAACGTTCTTGGGGCTTCTCGGGGGAGAGATTCAAATCGACCTCGATTCACCCTCAAAGATGGGGACTATCGATTTTCTGGAAGGGTCGGGCGCCGGTGGAGCACTTGTCCGAGTTGATTACGCAGATAACACCCACTCACTACACTTGATCTACGGTTCCAACACTACAGTGGTGCCCCAAGATAAGGCTGTATCCAGTATTCATGCGGCAACAGCCGGGCTCACCGGAATCAAATCACTCGTCTTTGAGGGCGCGCCGAGCGCACCCGCAGAGACTGAAATCCTCGCCCTCTGGGAGGCTCAGGACGACCTTGGAGAGCTCGTTGAGAGCGGTACATATATCTTCAACTTCGCTGCCACTCTAGTGGACGCTACCGGAACGGAGCTCGAGAACCTGAGCAGCGAGGCTATCGGACTTGTGGTGGATTCTGGGCCCGCCAACTACCAAGAGGCCGCGCTCCTTGAAGCCTGTGATCCCAATGAAGACCCCTGGGAATGTTTGTGCCCAGAACATGCGTTGGGCTGCGAAGACGCCGCGTATGAAGATCTGGTCACCTTTGAAGATCCATCGCTCGCCGGTTCACAATTCATCAACACGACCATCGACGAAGTCACGGGCCGCTATCACGTGGTGGCAGATCTGCAGTCCTTCAACGGTGGTGGTCTGATCCCGAAATCAACGGGAGTTTGGGATAACGAGAGTGAGATCCGATTCTTCATCTCCGAGCTCACCGGTGTACCACCCTCGATGGACGAGAGGCTCTTCAACTTCGACTTCACACAGATCGGAGTCTCTACACCGGTCACCGAGGATGGCTTTACGTTCAACTCGCTGAACAACGTGCTCTTCGACCTCATCACGGACGAAAACAACCAGATCACAGTGGCTGGAAACACCGTCTCTCTCTCCGAGTTCCTGAACTCCACGCTACTCGCCTCAGCCGATTATCAGATTGAAACCCCTAGGATTGGCCAAGAGTGCACCGAGAGCGCGAATTTCAATGGCAACCAGACCATCTCCTCGAGCCTTTGCACCATCGCATCGGGCGTGATTCTGGACGACACCACCGAGCTTGGAATCTACACATTTCAGACCTCGGCCTTTGCACTTAAGGTGGATGACACGCTTGCCGTCAGACGCGAGCAAACCTGCGAGAACGGTTGTGTTTGGAGGACCTATCAAGATGTTGGTACATTTAGTGTAGACAGCGTTTTCTACACTGATGACGGCTTCGAAGTGAGTCAGGCCTATACCGAGTCCATCGTCTTCCAGGGTCCTGCCATCACAAGATTAATAGACCGTGGCTCAGATTTTGGTATTCTTAGCGGACAATGTGCCCGCGCGGTGGTAGAAGCCGCAGACCTTCGTATTCGCATGGTCGCAGCCGACGGCGCAGTCGGTGACGATTGTATTGTGAATGGTTTGCTCGAGTGAGACGTCTAGTCTGATCTCAAGCAGTAACGTGAGATCGCCTTGGATGATACGCCCCTTCCCAGCCTGAGTTCTCTGGACTTCCCGTCCATCACACTTCCGCGAGAACTCGGCACAATAGAATCCTCAGAAATCAGCGCCACCCTTGGCCCATTCATGCTCAGCCATCTCATCGGCCGAGGCGGCATGGGCGTGGTTTTTGCGGGCACACATATCGAGCAAAATGTACCGGTGGCTATCAAGGTCATCACCCGAAAAGGGGCTGAACACCCGCGATTCAGGCAGGCACTTCGAAACGAGGTTCAAGCCGTCGCCACGCTAAATCACCCAGGTATTGTGCGCGTTCTCGACCACGGCGACATCCAAAAGGCCACCGAAATTTCGTCTAAAGGTGAGCTCCGGGCGCAAACTCCGTACTACGTCATGGAGTATTTGGAGCACGGAACCCTGCAGGATATCTGCGGCCGCGTGACCTGGAAACAGGCTAAGGCACTCCTGCTAAGCATCCTCGACGCACTCGCCCACGCGCACGCCATGGGCGTCATCCACCGCGATATCAAGCCCGGAAATATACTTCTCGCTCAGTTCGCCGGTCGTGCGCTGCCGAAACTCGCCGACTTTGGACTTGCCTATGCCATCGAGAAATCCGAGCGTGCGGCGCGTTCCATCGGTACGCCTCCCTATATGGCGCCCGAGCAGATCGCCCAGCCCTGGCGCCAGCATGGCCCATGGACCGATATCTACGCGCTGGGCTGTGTGGCATTTGAGCTGATGACCGGCTACCGCGCTTTTGCCGTTGGAAGTATCAAAGACATCTTTGATGCCCACCTGACCGGCGATCGCCGTGATTTTAAGCCCATCGTTCGCGTACCGGAGGCATTCGAAGCATGGATGGACAAGGCGCTCAGCCCGCGCGTGGAGGATCGTTTCCAGAACGCTGCCGAAGCCAGCCGCGCCCTCGCCACCCTGGACGAGCGCGGGCTCAAGGACGTGCAGCCACCCATGGCCACAGACCTTCCAATTGCCGGTATGACCCCAGTGCTGGATACGTTCTGGGCCGGCGATAAGCGCCAAGACACCTTCCAACGCGCTTGGAGCACGTTTACGCCTTCCCTCAAGGAAGAAAGCCCGATTCCCGCTGTCTGGAACACGCCTCGATACGAGCCCACACCACCCAACTTGGCCGGAG
This Microvenator marinus DNA region includes the following protein-coding sequences:
- a CDS encoding serine/threonine-protein kinase — translated: MSRPDPLIGRVLRGTIEIRRLIGKGGMGAVYEGYQSHLDRRVAVKVMTPEHARNPIAAEYFIREARQSSALRHPNIIQIIDFGQEEDVLFMAMEFVPGVPLSSLMREQRLSDERISKIMQQVLSALEEAHAKGIVHRDLKPDNIMVEQTRDGDFVKILDFGIAQSKASQPAGPLTQAGALVGTPNYMSPEQAEGKEIDGRSDLFSMGIILYELLTKKLPFRGDSVPRILIEVIQKDPPAPATLNPDVNPLLEVICKRALEKNRELRYQSATEFRQAFLGETQKKAEPAAQFIFKRKPRTSPRITDDETIQLSKHTEDLANDSSEVVDTNRLFDTETRSAPVSAPEPSVSRFGVDLNDLKKDLVGERQTVCSLVIQHRALTREDPEVMADARDLLENITRSVAERWGGLVQGRSGAFITVLFGTETYDPQAAVKASQAAMDLRGNLKRNLPDFLEFGLGIDAGELYVPGLDWSKASGESLDTAFELAQGAHASEIRVAASIVPLLESFYKLGDSRDGARSILGLSDAEALDRNESFEGLVGRDIQVAGVLAFVSEVARGKGGVLLMQGAAGMGKSAMLHEAGRMAQERGGLVFKAWSKYEGAQEVRNILAQWIRAIARYHGRSKDIDVLGQELGMTPESARLLRAFVENRLAEATSGLSNQQLDDGASSLQAVDAAFRQLLKGQAKRRLPLLQLDEVHDLSPELKTWLERFSRTIADQNIGLMVGFRSKHPEEVDFARTIYLEALEDSASRAILKVNLPVEVGAALRAELVKLAAGVPLHLMELIRIVKSRKAMTLEEAQAHLSKAPDVRTSLLTRLYDLEKPAQNLMALLAVLGNQTRGDVLLEIALEAWQPEQELEKLWRSGLLSIEGESEEPEIFFNPPVFGDVVYEQMSLKMRAQVHQRASDYFEGRLSTEKNTALKRHWRLKAAHHLLAAGRSDDALTRLEEVLRDAEFGHEYEVAVDVIKSIKKLLHQSPRRFEFTLKEVRLLEALGRTREAIQIALALDKEDCSPHVQIGTKWELARLWLKEQDPDPVERMLKKTLIEARRMAHENPSVDSLALLIRGLQLLAAAQERGQKFQQAADTLLEAIELTERHQIPSTTDWGARLLWEPLNQLGRIRLRLKELPGAESLFELAMRAALDSNDRRGVMQVKANSSVLLAEQNRVDAAIRTLQDALKIARELNDLQTLAQLRHNEGLMALKQRRRDRAEEAFNESLQISESLDFREGIGLNVKALTMLREK
- a CDS encoding 5'-deoxyadenosine deaminase encodes the protein MRTIIKDTTIVTMNDHMEVVKGDILWESKAADGSPGRILQVGGQIQPEPFDQVIDGSGSAVIPGFVQTHIHLCQVLLRNNADDMVLIDWLKKRVWPYEASLDPDSLRTSARLGLAELVLGGTTTLLDMGTVNHTESIVEAIQESGIRAFFGKCQMDYGDEVPKAMLENTAASMKEAIALAERWDGAENGRIRYAFAPRFAVSCTESLMRQIVEAARDLDVYIHTHASETEFENEFTREHHGVSNMAYLESIGICGAKTVLAHGVHVSDEDCELLKRTDTAICHCPSANLKLASGIANIPRYDQYGIRVGLGADGAPCNNNLDAFIEMRLAALLQKPIHGPTAMPAERVLRLATRDGARVLGIDDQVGSLEVGKCADVVMIELDNDPGTNPGGSVYSRIVYAAHRANVRHVFASGNQVVKDRELLTQDVPKMLHEARAAIKTVLGRMEA
- a CDS encoding superoxide dismutase; translated protein: MAFELPSLPYSYDALEPNIDARTMEIHHGKHHAGYTNNLNAALEKHPSLAGKAITDLLSDLNAIPEDIRGAVRNNGGGYYNHDLFWKMMKPGGGGAPTGKVGEAILAKWGDFDKFKAEFKAAAGSRFGSGWGWLVVNKAGELEITSTPNQDNPVSEGKKPILGVDVWEHAYYLNYQNRRPDYLEAFFNVINWDFVNELYAA
- a CDS encoding DUF455 family protein; this translates as MQIREFAERVLFAETLEEKLRAPDFARIRDDQPGEPRAWTTPGRPPELEISPKRTRRRLPHPDSLDDPQMRVRCLHTFANHELMALELMAWALLAFPDAPAVFRRGLLKILVDEQRHFQVYADRISELGSYFGEQPINDHFWRCAPSLDTPLKFVSAINLTFEQANLDFAPEYEAHFRRVGDHESAKIMEMIAADEVHHVGFGAAYLRKETPEDRAMFDVWCENLTFHNTPARARGEQMNVDLRLAAGLDDEFIGRMRGYSKT